In one Silene latifolia isolate original U9 population chromosome 10, ASM4854445v1, whole genome shotgun sequence genomic region, the following are encoded:
- the LOC141607280 gene encoding uncharacterized protein LOC141607280 — MRDIDFSIDLKPGAGPISKPPYRMGPKEMEELKKQLDELVEEGYIRPSVSPWGAPVLFVKKKDGSLRLPYLDKFVVVFIDDILVYSKNEEEHEEHLRIVLRTLAENQLYAKLSKCEFWLKKEVCQRLFEDSKTIDIPNEEREQRRWIELIGNYDMDLLYHEGKSNVVADALSRKSIHALISARSRVRMLGELRKMGIYMIRRGETIGDMTVEPELYEEIRELQKEDARIQKWHNAVEQAGAEPYSKFSIHSNGSLRFGPRWCVPANKELKKKILTEAHATPYSVHPGGDKLYKDLKKTFWWPNMKKEVAEYRLRQRFQVSIQVLAGIAVIDGYSTKDEHRFSSCCDGRRERTIQTLEDMLRACVLEFGGSWEDRLGLIEFSYNNSYHASIGMTPFEALYGRKCRSPLWRYLSDPSHVLSPEVIEVDEQLSYLETPKEILDRKVRKTRNGETTLVKVLWTNHNVEEATWETEASMRESYPHLFA; from the exons ATGCGCGACATTgacttttccattgatctaaAGCCGGGAGCTGGACCTATTTCTAAACCACCATACCGTATGGGACCGAaagagatggaagaattgaagaagcaattggatgaattggttgAGGAGGGTTATATTCGACCCAGTGTTTCACCCTGGGGAGCACCAGTCCTATTTGTCAAGAAAAAGGATGGAAGTTTGAGGCT TCCTTatttggacaagttcgtggttgtattCATCGATGATATATTGGtttactccaagaatgaggaagagcacgaggagcatctgaggatagtGTTGAGAACTTTGGCAGAGAATCAGTTGTATGCCAAATTGAGTAAAtgcgagttctggttgaagaaa gagGTTTGTCAAAGACTTTTCGAAGATAGCAAAACCATTGACATCCctaatgaggaaagagaacag aggagatggatcgagTTGATTGGCAACTATGACATGGACTTACTCTATCACGAAGGGAAATCGAATGTCGtagccgatgctttgagtcggaAGTCTATCCATGCCCTAATCAGTGCCAGATCCAGGGTGAGGATGCTTGGTGAGCTAAGGAAGATGGGGATTTACATGATCCGACGAGGTGAGACCATTGGAGATATGACAGTTGAGCCGGAGTTGTACGAGGAGATTCGAGAGCTACAGAAAGAGGATGCTAGAATTCAGAAATGGCACAATGCGGTAGAGCAGGCAGGTGCAGAACCTTACTCTAAATTCAGTATTCATTCaaatgggagcttgaggtttggACCGAGGTGGTGTGTGCCAGCTAACAAGGAACTGAAGAAGAAAATTCTTACTGAGGCACATGCTACTCCTTATTCTGTACATCCTGGAGGGGATAAGTTATACAAGGATCTCAAAAAGACGTtctggtggcctaatatgaagaaagAAGTCGCTGA ATATCGTCTCCGACAGAGATTCCAGGTTTCTATCCAAGTTCTGGCAGGAATTGCAGTCATTGATGGGTACTCAActaaagatgagcaccgcttttcatcctgcTGCGACGGTCGACgagagaggactattcagaccctcgaggatatgttgagagcttgtgttctAGAGTTTGGCGGATCTTGGGAGGACAGACTGgggttgatcgagttttcttacaacaacagttatcacgctAGCATTGGGATGACACCATTCGAGGCACTCTATGGTAGGAAATGCAGaagtcct TTGTGGAGGTACTTgagcgatccatcacatgtgttgagTCCTGAGGTGATCGAGGTGGATGAGCAGTTGTCCTATCTGGAGACACCTAAGGAGATTTTGgacaggaaagtgaggaagaccaGGAATGGAGAGACAACTTTGGTGAAAGTCTTGTGGACTAACCAcaatgttgaggaagctacatgggagactGAGGCGTCCATGAGGGAAAGCTATCCACACCTGTTTGCATga
- the LOC141607282 gene encoding uncharacterized protein LOC141607282: MTTFYWNCRGFGEADDPTIPYLHRCVLKFHPLLLFLQETHTYVDVAYMKTSHLGFPNYFGMDSSGRSGGLLLYWDNSVDVLVLCSNPHFIFCKLGLHLPQGVYNDMYIMFIYGESAFQYRSNLWDHISNVISGCTLFLVIGDFNQVELYSDKFGGSSSIQGRLGENCIMERLDRAYATQDWFEVFPHTSLLNLAILISDHSPIILQLFHAQNTSKRPYRIDNWCLHLPEVVLLVNFAFQTPFLGSLPYVLSHKLAAVRFTILQWVLRHRITYGIDWSSIERDLDLSATDISDLASADDFQLLRSNRLQLISKQHGYWAQRVKLRNEVLDGLPTRFLFNRVRQRSVKQRMVSVRTPAGIWLHDPEEVENEILSYFQTLLCAPTLSSDASSYASTESFFSTLDLPSLSSADCSILSAPFTELDVLSALRTMDGSKSPVPDGITPRFYQFFWPQIGSLVSAAVLQFLNSGVMLKEWNNTHIVLIPKIDHPELITQYRPISLCNVIYHIASKCLANRLQLIIPSIISDSQQAFIPGRLMSDGCLVAHEVLHYINKTKKGTTCYAVLKLDMSKAFDRVSWNFLMAVLRHMGFPSHWRNIIWECISTVSYRVLINGTPSNVLRPTSGLRQGDPISPDLFIICMEVLSRQLAMAEKMKNFTRIKISRYAPTLSHLFLRMMLYFAIDALIAAFWWRRDWNKKTIHLLRRDILHAPKPYGGLGIKNTFVLGQALLLKKYWRITSQPHTLLAKFWTTKYKKDLPIPKSRSLVSNVSYAWSGVCRAVNLTKDAVCWKIGSGKLIDIWSSRWVNGEIPTLNSQCPDPPPPLSSFILPYGDWNPTMLFRYFSAKTAKAIIAMEPPLPRSSFTTPAVCFPPTTATSTTLYQSGCRWITISTPRHHASPFFTCSFLDSALGRSFSHKIRAKTSVDASARALLLAMHYAQSINYSNVGFRVTCRKLSSVLANLLPVPITMRNSVLQIRTLFVLHRLWAVSLATG; this comes from the exons ATGACTACCTTTTATTGGAATTGTAGGGGCTTTGGTGAAGCGGATGATCCTACAATTCCGTATCTACATAGATGTGTCCTTAAATTCCATCCGCTGCTTTTGTTTTTGCAAGAAACTCATACATATGTAGACGTTGCATATATGAAGACTTCTCACTTAGGTTTTCCCAATTACTTTGGGATGGATTCTAGTGGTCGTAGTGGTGGTCTTCTTTTGTATTGGGATAATTCGGTTGATGTTCTTGTCCTGTGTAGTAACCCACATTTTATCTTTTGTAAATTGGGTTTACATCTACCTCAGGGTGTGTATAATGATATGTACATTATGTTTATATATGGGGAATCTGCGTTTCAGTATCGTTCGAATTTATGGGATCACATCTCTAATGTTATATCAGGTTGTACCCTTTTTCTTGTAATTGGGGATTTTAATCAGGTTGAATTATATTCCGACAAATTTGGTGGATCCAGCTCTATACAAGGTCGG CTTGGTGAAAACTGTATCATGGAAAGGCTTGATAGAGCTTATGCAACGCAGGATTGGTTTGAAGTGTTTCCACATACTTCTCTTCTAAACTTAGCTATTCTCATTTCCGATCATTCCCCGATCATCTTGCAGTTGTTTCATGCTCAGAATACTTCCAAGCGCCCTTACCGTATCGATAACTGGTGTTTACACTTGCCAGAAGTTGTCTTACTTGTTAATTTCGCTTTTCAAACCCCATTCCTGGGCTCCTTACCTTATGTTCTTTCCCACAAATTAGCTGCTGTGAGATTTACTATCCTACAATGGGTTCTTCGACATCGTATTACTTATGGTATTGATTGGTCATCTATTGAAAGGGACCTTGACCTGTCTGCTACTGATATTTCGGATCTTGCTTCAGCTGATGATTTCCAATTGCTTCGTTCTAACCGTCTTCAGCTCATTTCTAAACAACATGGATATTGGGCTCAGCGTGTTAAGCTTCGCAATGAGGTCTTAGATGGATTACCAACTCGATTTCTCTTTAATCGGGTCCGACAACGTTCTGTTAAACAAAGGATGGTTTCAGTTCGTACACCGGCTGGGATATGGCTACATGATCCGGAAGAAGTTGAGAATGAGATTTTATCTTATTTTCAGACGCTTTTGTGTGCGCCAACTCTTTCGTCAGATGCTTCGTCCTACGCATCTACTGAATCTTTTTTTTCGACTTTGGATTTGCCATCACTTTCCTCGGCTGACTGCTCCATTTTATCTGCACCATTCACTGAGCTTGATGTTCTTAGCGCACTACGAACTATGGATGGTTCGAAATCTCCTGTTCCGGATGGGATTACACCTCGGTTCTACCAGTTTTTTTGGCCCCAAATTGGTTCTCTTGTGTCCGCAGCTGTACTTCAATTCCTAAATTCGGGGGTTATGCTCAAGGAATGGAATAACACGCATATTGTCCTCATTCCAAAGATTGATCATCCGGAGTTGATTACTCAATATCGTCCTATTAGCTTATGCAATGTTATTTACCATATCGCTTCTAAGTGCCTGGCAAATAGACTCCAGCTTATCATCCCTTCGATTATTTCAGATTCACAGCAAGCATTTATTCCGGGTCGTCTAATGTCGGATGGCTGCCTTGTTGCACATGAAGTTCTGCATTATATCAACAAAACCAAGAAGGGAACAACTTGTTATGCAGTACTGAAATTAGATATGAGCAAGGCTTTTGATCGAGTATCTTGGAATTTCCTTATGGCGGTTCTGCGTCATATGGGGTTTCCTTCTCACTGGCGCAACATTATTTGGGAATGCATCTCCACAGTTTCCTATAGAGTTCTTATAAATGGGACACCTTCAAATGTTTTACGACCTACTTCTGGTCTACGTCAAGGCGATCCAATATCCCCTGATTTGTTTATTATCTGCATGGAGGTTCTATCCCGTCAGCTTGCCATGGCGGAAAAGATGAAAAATTTTACTAGAATCAAAATTTCGAGATATGCACCAACATTGTCACATTTGTTCTTGCGGATGATGCTTTACTTTGCT ATTGATGCTCTAATTGCTGCGTTTTGGTGGAGGCGTGATTGGAACAAGAAGACGATTCACTTGCTTCGTCGTGATATTTTACATGCTCCCAAGCCATATGGTGGTCTTGGTATTAAAAATACTTTTGTGCTAGGACAGGCCTTACTCCTTAAAAAATACTGGCGCATAACTTCTCAACCACATACCTTACTTGCAAAGTTCTGGACGACTAAATACAAGAAGGATTTACCCATTCCGAAGTCCAGGTCTTTGGTTTCCAATGTTTCTTACGCATGGTCGGGTGTTTGTCGTGCTGTGAATTTAACTAAAGATGCTGTTTGTTGGAAAATTGGAAGTGGTAAGTTGATTGATATTTGGTCGAGCCGATGGGTTAATGGTGAGATACCTACACTTAATTCACAATGTCCAGACCCGCCACCACCTTTATCATCCTTTATTTTGCCATATGGGGATTGGAATCCAACAATGCTCTTCCGCTATTTTTCGGCAAAAACAGCTAAGGCAATCATTGCTATGGAACCTCCC TTGCCTAGATCATCATTCACGACTCCTGCTGTGTGTTTTCCTCCTACTACTGCCACAAGCACCACTTTATATCAATCTGGATGTCGCTGGATAACCATCTCTACACCACGTCATCATGCTTCACCTTTTTTCACTTGCTCGTTTTTGGATTCTGCTTTGGGCCGCTCCTTTTCACACAAAATCCGTGCGAAAACCTCAGTTGATGCGTCTGCAAGAGCCCTCCTTCTGGCTATGCATTATGCTCAGAGCATAAATTATAGCAACGTTGGCTTCCGAGTTACATGTCGAAAACTATCCTCCGTTCTGGCAAACTTACTGCCAGTACCAATTACTATGCGGAACTCTGTTCTTCAAATCCGTACACTGTTTGTTCTTCATCGTTTATGGGCTGTAAGCCTTGCAACAGGCTAA